A window of the Myxocyprinus asiaticus isolate MX2 ecotype Aquarium Trade chromosome 11, UBuf_Myxa_2, whole genome shotgun sequence genome harbors these coding sequences:
- the LOC127448324 gene encoding gamma-crystallin M2-like isoform X1, with product MMGKVIFYEDRNFQGRSYECMSDCADMSSYLSRCHSCRVESGCFMMYDHPNYMGNQYFFRRGEYADYMSMFGMSNCIRSCRMIPMYRGSYRMRIYERENFMGQMYEMMDDCDNIMDRYRMSHCNSCHVMDGNWLMYEQPHYRGRMHYFRPGEYRSFSNMGGIRFMSMRRIMDSWY from the exons ATGATGGGCAAG GTCATCTTCTACGAAGACAGGAACTTCCAGGGTCGCTCTTATGAGTGCATGAGCGACTGTGCTGACATGTCCTCCTACCTGAGCCGCTGTCACTCTTGCAGAGTGGAGAGTGGATGTTTCATGATGTATGATCATCCTAACTACATGGGAAACCAGTATTTCTTTAGGAGGGGCGAGTATGCTGATTACATGTCTATGTTTGGAATGAGCAACTGCATCAGGTCCTGCCGTATGATCCCCATG TACAGGGGATCCTACAGAATGAGGATCTATGAGAGGGAGAACTTCATGGGCCAGATGTACGAGATGATGGATGACTGTGACAACATCATGGACCGCTACCGCATGTCTCATTGCAATTCTTGCCATGTGATGGATGGTAACTGGCTCATGTATGAGCAGCCCCATTACAGAGGCAGGATGCACTACTTCAGGCCTGGAGAGTACAGAAGCTTCAGCAATATGGGTGGAATTAGATTCATGAGCATGAGGCGTATCATGGATTCTTGGTACTAG
- the LOC127448324 gene encoding gamma-crystallin M2-like isoform X2, translating to MMGKVIFYEDRNFQGRSYECMSDCADMSSYLSRCHSCRVESGCFMMYDHPNYMGNQYFFRRGEYADYMSMFGMSNCIRSCRMIPMYRGSYRMRIYERENFMGQMYEMMDDCDNIMDRYRMSHCNSCHVMDGNWLMYEQPHYRGRMHYFRPGEYRSFSNMGGIRFMSMRRIMDSWY from the exons GTCATCTTCTACGAAGACAGGAACTTCCAGGGTCGCTCTTATGAGTGCATGAGCGACTGTGCTGACATGTCCTCCTACCTGAGCCGCTGTCACTCTTGCAGAGTGGAGAGTGGATGTTTCATGATGTATGATCATCCTAACTACATGGGAAACCAGTATTTCTTTAGGAGGGGCGAGTATGCTGATTACATGTCTATGTTTGGAATGAGCAACTGCATCAGGTCCTGCCGTATGATCCCCATG TACAGGGGATCCTACAGAATGAGGATCTATGAGAGGGAGAACTTCATGGGCCAGATGTACGAGATGATGGATGACTGTGACAACATCATGGACCGCTACCGCATGTCTCATTGCAATTCTTGCCATGTGATGGATGGTAACTGGCTCATGTATGAGCAGCCCCATTACAGAGGCAGGATGCACTACTTCAGGCCTGGAGAGTACAGAAGCTTCAGCAATATGGGTGGAATTAGATTCATGAGCATGAGGCGTATCATGGATTCTTGGTACTAG